The sequence ggggtgtggggagtgtggggggggtggggggggggtggggggagtgtggggggggtgtgggggggggtgggggggagtgtgggggggtggggggagtgtgggggggggtggggggagtgtggggggggtggggggagtgcggagggggagggggggagtgtggggtgggggcccGNNNNNNNNNNNNNNNNNNNNNNNNNNNNNNNNNNNNNNNNNNNNNNNNNNNNNNNNNNNNNNNNNNNNNNNNNNNNNNNNNNNNNNNNNNNNNNNNNNNNNNNNNNNNNNNNNNNNNNNNNNNNNNNNNNNNNNNNNNNNNNNNNNNNNNNNNNNNNNNNNNNNNNNNNNNNNNNNNNNNNNNNNNNNNNNNNNNNNNNNCCGGACAGtgtgcccgatactgaccggacagtgtgcccgatactgaccggacagtgtgcccgatactgaccggacagtgtgcccgatactgaccggacagtgtgcccgatactgaccggacagtgtgcccgatactgaccggacagtgtgcccgatactgaccggacagtgtgcccgatactgaccggacagtgtgcccgatactgaccggacagtgtgcccgatactgaccggacagtgtgcccgatactgaccgggcactgtgcccgatactgaccgggcactgtgcccgatactgaccgggcactgtgcccgatactgaccggacactgtgcccgatactgaccggacactgtgcccgatactgaccggacactgtgcccgatactgaccggacactgtgcccgatactgaccggacactgtgcccgatactgaccggacactgtgcccgatactgaccgggcactgtgcccgatactgaccgggcactgtgcccgatactgaccgggcactgtgcccgatactgaccggacactgtgcccgatactgaccggacactgtgcccgatactgaccggacactgtgcccgatactgaccggacactgtgcccgatactgaccggacactgcgcccgatactgaccggacactgcgcccgatactgaccggacactgcgcccgatactgaccggacactgtgcccgatactgaccgggcactgtgcccgatactgaccgggcactgtgcccgatactgaccgggcactgtgcccgatactgaccggacactgtgcccgatactgaccggacagtgtgcccgatactgaccggacagtgtgcccgatactgaccggacactgtgcccgatactgaccggacactgtGCCCGATACTGTCCGGACACtgtgcccgatactgaccggacactgtgcccgatactgaccggacactgcgcccgatactgaccggacactgcgcccgatactgaccggacactgcgcccgatactgaccggacactgcgcccgatactgaccggacactgcgcccgatactgaccggacactgcgcccgatactgaccggacactgcgcccgatactgaccggacactgcgcccgatactgaccggacactgcgcccgatactgaccggacactgcgcccgatactgaccggacactgcgcccgatactgaccggacactgcgcccgatactgaccggacactgcgcccgatactgaccggacactgcgcccgatactgaccggacactgcgcccgatactgaccggacactgcgcccgatactgaccggacactgcgcccgatactgaccggacactgcgcccgatactgaccggacactgcgcccgatactgaccggacactgcgcccgatactgaccggacactgcgcccgatactgaccggacactgcgcccgatactgaccggacactgcgcccgatactgaccggacactgcgcccgatactgaccggacactgcgcccgatactgaccggacactgcgcccgatactgaccggacactgcgcccgatactgaccggacactgtgcccgatactgaccggacagtgtgcccgatactgaccggacagtgcgcccgatactgaccggacactgcgcccgatactgaccggacactgtgcccgatactgaccggacagtgcgcccgatactgaccggacagtgcgcccgatactgaccggacactgcgcccgatactgaccggacactgcgcccgatactgaccggacactgcgcccgatactgaccggacactgcgcccgatactgaccggacactgcgcccgatactgaccggacactgcgcccgatactgaccggacactgcgcccgatactgaccggacactgcgcccgatactgaccggacactgcgcccgatactgaccggacactgcgcccgatactgaccggacactgcgcccgatactgaccggacactgcgcccgatactgaccggacactgcgcccgatactgaccggacactgcgcccgatactgaccggacactgcgcccgatactgaccggacactgcgcccgatactgaccggacactgcgcccgatacagaccggacactgcgcccgatactgaccggacactgcgcccgatactgaccggacactgcgcccgatactgaccggacactgcgcccgatactgaccggacactgcgcccgatactgaccggacactgcgcccgatactgaccggacactgcgcccgatactgaccggacactgtgcccgatactgaccggacactgtgcccgatactgaccggacactgtgcccgatactgaccggacagtgcgcccgatactgaccggacactgtgcccgatactgaccggacactgtgcccgatactgaccggacagtgcgcccgatactgaccggacactgtgcccgatactgaccggacactgcgcccgatactgaccggacactgcgcccgatactgaccggacactgcgcccgatactgaccggacactgcgcccgatactgaccggacactgcgcccgatactgaccggacactgtgcccgatactgaccggTTTACGATGACACACAGGATTTAACCAGTGAGAGTTATTGTCAGTGCCGTGGGGATGTTTTACTGGTCGCTCTCTTTCAGATGCTGCTTTTCAAATCCTCTCCGAGTGCCAGCAGACAGCGCAGAACCTCTTGTCCAGTCAGCACCCAGTTCAAGGAGAGATCGAGGACTGCCTGGCACAGCTTCACGCATCTCAGGGTGAGCTCACTGTCACCACTGCGGCACTGTCTGCCGGCACTGTCTGCTCTGTGGGGAGTGGGGCTgtatgtgggggtgaggagggggaatgggggtggggggggggtcagtttagggcggtggggtgaggttggggctgtatgtgggggtgaggagggggaatgggggtgggggggggtcagtttagggcggtggggtgagattggggctgtatgtgggggtgaggagggggaatgggggtgggggggggtcagtttagggcggtggggtgaggttggggctgtatgtgggggtgaggagggggaatgggggtggggggggtcagtttagggcggtggggtgaggttggggctgtatgtgggggtgaggagggggaatgggggtgggggggggtcagtttagggcggtggggtgaggttggggctgtatgtgggggtgaggagggggaatgggggtggggggggtcagtttagggcggtggggtgaggttggggctgtatgtgggggtgaggagggggaatgggggtgggggggggtcagtttagggcggtggggtgaggttggggctgtatgtgggggtgaggagggggaatgggggtggggggggtcagtttagggcggtggggtgaggttggggctgtgtgtgggggtgaggaggggaatgggggtggggggggtcagtttagggcggtggggtgaggttggggctgtatgtgggggtgaggagggggaatggggtgggggggggtcagtttagggcggtggggtgaggttggggctctatgtgggggtgaggagggggaatgggggtgggggggggtcagtttagggcggtggggtgaggttggggctgtatgtgggggtgaggagggggaatgggggtgggggggggtcagtttagggcggtggggtgaggttggggctgtatgtgggggtgaggagggggaatgggggtggggggggtcagtttagggcggtggggtgaggttggggctgtatgtgggggtgaggagggggaatgggggtgggggggggtcagtttagggcggtggggtgaggttggggctgtatgtgggggtgaggagggggaatgggggtggggggggggggtcagtttagggcggtggggtgaggttggggctgtatgtgggggtgaggagggggaatgggggtgggggggggtcagtttagggcggtggggtgaggttggggctgtatgtgggggtgaggagggggaatgggggtggggggggggtcagtttagggcggtggggtgaggttggggctgtatgtgggggtgaggagggggaatggtggtgggggggggtcagtttagggcggtggggtgaggttggggctgtatgtgggggtgaggagggggaatgggggtgggggggggtcagtttagggcggtggggtgaggttggggctgtatgtgggggtgaggagggggaatgggggtgggggggggtcagtttagggcggtggggtgaggttggggctgtatgtgggggtgaggagggggaatgggggtggggggggtcagtttagggcggtggggtgaggttggggctgtatgtgggggtgaggagggggaatgggggtgggggggggtcagtttagggcggtggggtgaggttggggctgtatgtgggggtgaggagggggaatgggggtggggggggggtcagtttagggcggtagggtgaggttggggctgtatgtgggggtgaggagggggaatgggggtgggggggggtcagtttagggcggtggggtgaggttggggctgtgTATGATTTGTGCCGGGGATCTTTCCGCAACTTTGCTGATCATTGCTATGCCTGCAGCTGATTGGAGCGCTGCTGCCCGGCACCTGAGACGGAGTTGTGAGCTGGTCGGCGCGCAGTTTGGAGATCGCAGCGTGGAACTGGCAAAGCAACTCTTCAAACTGGCACAGACTCTCTTCAACGGGTAAGATGCCCAGactgggagaggggggcaggctgggggtcggggggggggtcagactGGGGGTGACGGGGGTTCAGACTGGGGGTGACGGGGGGTCAGACTGGGGGTGACGGGGGGTTGAGTGTCAGACTGGGGGTGATGGAGGGATCGGGTGTCAGACtgggggtgatggggtgggggtgacggggagtgggggggagggggggtgcattcAGACAGGAGGTGACGGGGTCACAGTTTGCACTCTGCCTGCCTGACTGTTTCTTGCTGTGATTTGTAGACAGGTTGTGGATGAAGCATTGAGTGTGATCGAACAAACCGAGTGCCTTTTCTCTCTGCACTGCGGCTCTGACCACGAGATGCTGATGGAGTTGAAGGAAATGAAGTCCTGCCTGCAGCCCCTGGCCATTATCTTCCCTGTCACTGCCCAACACTCATcccatcacacacactgactggatTCGCAGCCAACCAGAACGGGAGTGGTTCCGTCTGTGTATAGTAAGTGTCTGTGTGTACTctctcagagtgtgtgtgtgtgtgtatactcccagcgtgtgtgtgtctgtgtgtactctctcagagtgtgtgtgtgtgtactgtctcagcg comes from Mustelus asterias chromosome 12, sMusAst1.hap1.1, whole genome shotgun sequence and encodes:
- the LOC144501854 gene encoding protein-lysine N-methyltransferase SMYD4-like — protein: MKTDAAFQILSECQQTAQNLLSSQHPVQGEIEDCLAQLHASQADWSAAARHLRRSCELVGAQFGDRSVELAKQLFKLAQTLFNGQVVDEALSVIEQTECLFSLHCGSDHEMLMELKEMKSCLQPLAIIFPVTAQHSSHHTH